A genomic segment from Lignipirellula cremea encodes:
- a CDS encoding sulfatase produces the protein MKRLPLAVLIALTFSLPAAAAEAADRPNVLFIAIDDMNHWVGHLGRHPQSQTPCIDALASQGVAFSRAYCLAPACNPARAALMSGQRPSSTGCYRNAQNWRPGIDEARLLNSHFARAGYRVYGAGKIYHGAGDRGGEWDDYFPGKAETQRHPDAKNDGVGGIRFYPLANSDEEMPDYQVVSYGIKKLQEKSDKPFFLAIGLVKPHMPFSVPKKWFDRFPLESIQLPPHRADDLLDLPPAGRRMAGAEGDHAQMVASGRWKEAVQAYLATIAFADAQVGRLLDGLEKSPHRDNTIVCLWSDHGWSLGEKSHWRKFALWEEPTRTVLVWKAPGVTSPGGLCGRTVDHSSIYPTLCELAGLPLPEHLDGVSAVPLLKDPQAAWSTPAVTTFGFQNHTVRSEGWRYIRYEDGGEELYDETADPLEYVNLAERPEHAARKAELARWLPASNAENLPFAAGKEPKKRKK, from the coding sequence CCTGACTTTTTCCCTGCCCGCTGCCGCGGCGGAAGCGGCCGACCGGCCCAATGTGCTGTTCATCGCCATCGACGACATGAACCACTGGGTCGGGCATCTGGGCAGGCACCCGCAATCGCAAACGCCCTGCATCGACGCGCTCGCCAGCCAGGGGGTCGCCTTCAGCCGGGCGTACTGCCTGGCGCCGGCCTGCAATCCGGCTCGGGCCGCGCTCATGTCGGGCCAGCGGCCGAGCAGCACCGGCTGCTATCGGAACGCCCAGAACTGGCGACCGGGCATCGACGAAGCCCGCCTGCTCAACTCGCACTTCGCCCGCGCGGGCTATCGCGTCTACGGGGCCGGAAAAATCTATCACGGCGCGGGCGACCGCGGCGGCGAATGGGATGATTACTTTCCCGGCAAGGCGGAAACCCAACGCCATCCCGACGCAAAGAACGACGGCGTCGGCGGCATCAGGTTTTATCCGCTGGCGAACTCCGACGAAGAAATGCCCGACTACCAGGTCGTCAGCTACGGCATTAAAAAGCTGCAGGAGAAAAGCGACAAGCCGTTCTTCCTGGCGATCGGCCTGGTCAAACCGCACATGCCCTTTAGTGTGCCGAAAAAGTGGTTCGACCGCTTCCCGCTGGAGTCCATTCAGCTGCCGCCGCACCGAGCCGACGACCTGCTCGATCTGCCGCCGGCCGGACGCAGAATGGCGGGAGCCGAAGGCGATCACGCCCAGATGGTCGCTTCCGGTCGCTGGAAAGAAGCCGTCCAGGCGTATCTGGCGACGATCGCTTTTGCCGACGCCCAGGTGGGACGCCTGCTCGACGGACTGGAAAAATCTCCGCACCGCGATAACACGATCGTCTGCCTGTGGAGCGATCACGGCTGGAGCCTGGGCGAGAAATCGCACTGGCGGAAGTTCGCCCTGTGGGAAGAGCCGACCCGCACCGTGCTGGTCTGGAAAGCGCCCGGCGTCACATCTCCCGGCGGTCTGTGCGGCCGCACCGTGGATCACTCCAGCATCTATCCGACGCTCTGCGAACTGGCCGGTCTGCCGCTGCCCGAGCATCTCGACGGCGTCAGCGCGGTCCCGCTCCTGAAAGATCCGCAGGCCGCCTGGAGTACGCCGGCCGTCACGACCTTTGGCTTCCAGAACCACACGGTACGCAGCGAAGGCTGGCGGTATATCCGCTACGAAGACGGCGGTGAAGAGCTCTACGACGAAACGGCCGATCCGCTGGAGTACGTCAATCTGGCCGAGCGCCCCGAACATGCGGCCCGCAAGGCCGAACTGGCCAGGTGGCTCCCCGCCAGCAACGCGGAAAACCTGCCCTTTGCGGCGGGGAAAGAGCCGAAGAAGAGGAAGAAATAG
- a CDS encoding c-type heme family protein: MKAISLAGLAAAGMIASLLGVWNVLAVEPSASLADEPAAAAQPAGVPLEQARDRAKVMHELYAATLEVMHHRYFHGDRAIVPARAMEDIFETIKQQSRAEARWISVNMQAMSIEHEPKTAFEKRAAKEIARGKEYFDTVEDGYYRRAGAIPLTGGCVSCHGGFFKAQSKGAKFAGLVISLPLLDPPAKEDSQATP; encoded by the coding sequence ATGAAAGCAATCTCGCTGGCTGGTCTCGCTGCGGCAGGGATGATCGCAAGCCTTCTGGGGGTGTGGAACGTTCTGGCCGTGGAGCCGTCTGCCAGCCTGGCGGACGAACCGGCCGCCGCTGCACAACCCGCCGGCGTGCCGCTGGAACAGGCGCGGGATCGCGCGAAGGTCATGCATGAGCTTTACGCCGCGACGCTCGAGGTGATGCATCACCGCTATTTCCATGGCGACAGGGCGATCGTGCCGGCCCGCGCCATGGAGGATATCTTTGAGACGATCAAACAGCAGTCGCGCGCCGAGGCCCGCTGGATTTCCGTCAACATGCAGGCGATGAGCATCGAGCATGAACCGAAAACGGCCTTCGAAAAACGGGCCGCCAAAGAGATCGCCCGCGGCAAGGAATACTTCGACACCGTTGAAGACGGGTACTACCGCCGGGCCGGCGCCATTCCGCTGACTGGCGGCTGCGTGAGCTGCCACGGCGGCTTCTTCAAAGCCCAGTCCAAAGGGGCCAAGTTCGCCGGGCTCGTCATCAGCCTGCCCTTGCTCGATCCACCGGCCAAGGAAGACAGCCAGGCAACGCCGTAG
- a CDS encoding DUF1501 domain-containing protein, which translates to MLISRRELLRSQTAGFGLLALSALATRSAQSAEAADAGALRPRDTHFPAKAKRVIFLCMRGGPSHMETFDYKPQLNADHGKPSRTKGQKFFGSQWAFRQHGESGLPISDLYPHTARLADELCVLNGMHCDSPEHAAALTQLHTGSIQFHRPSLGSWVLYGLGSECDNLPGFISIKPPAILGGERNYNSAFLPPVYQGSAIGTMSQPVSKAQIENLRRDDLPPGEQRRQLDLIQSLNRQALAARVEEEQFEGVIESYELAFRMQSALPDAMSFADETEQTLEMYGVGDKKKTDDFGRQCLLARRFIEAGVRFVELTHDNWDHHGGVARLMPARCEQTDQPIAALLTDLRQRGLLEDTLVIWGGEFGRTPDDPRGDGRGHNNKGFTMWLAGGGVRGGTAYGATDEYGYEAVTDRMHIHDLHATLLHLLGLDHKRLTYRYAGRNFRLTDVHGQVALPVIA; encoded by the coding sequence ATGTTGATCTCCCGCCGCGAACTGCTTCGCTCCCAGACCGCCGGTTTTGGCCTGCTGGCCTTGTCGGCCCTGGCGACCCGTTCCGCGCAGTCGGCCGAGGCCGCCGACGCGGGGGCGCTGCGTCCACGCGACACTCACTTCCCGGCGAAGGCCAAACGGGTCATCTTTCTGTGCATGCGGGGCGGCCCTTCGCACATGGAAACGTTCGACTACAAACCGCAGCTCAACGCAGACCATGGCAAGCCGAGCCGGACCAAAGGACAGAAGTTTTTCGGTTCACAGTGGGCGTTCCGGCAGCATGGGGAAAGCGGCCTGCCGATCTCGGATTTGTATCCACACACGGCCCGCCTGGCCGATGAGTTGTGCGTGCTCAATGGGATGCATTGCGACAGCCCGGAGCATGCGGCCGCCTTGACGCAGTTGCATACGGGCAGCATCCAGTTCCACCGGCCTTCGCTGGGATCCTGGGTGCTGTACGGGCTGGGTTCCGAGTGCGACAACCTGCCGGGGTTTATCTCGATCAAGCCGCCCGCCATCCTGGGCGGGGAGAGGAATTACAACAGCGCGTTTTTGCCGCCCGTCTATCAGGGATCGGCGATCGGGACGATGAGCCAGCCGGTCAGCAAAGCGCAGATCGAGAACCTCCGTCGCGACGACCTGCCGCCAGGCGAGCAGCGGCGGCAACTGGACCTGATCCAGTCTCTCAATCGCCAGGCCCTGGCGGCCCGGGTGGAAGAGGAGCAGTTTGAAGGCGTGATCGAATCGTACGAGCTGGCGTTTCGCATGCAATCGGCCCTGCCCGACGCCATGAGCTTTGCCGACGAGACCGAACAGACGCTGGAAATGTACGGCGTGGGCGATAAGAAAAAGACCGACGACTTTGGCCGCCAGTGCCTGCTGGCCCGGCGGTTTATTGAAGCGGGCGTGCGGTTTGTCGAACTGACGCACGATAACTGGGATCATCATGGCGGTGTGGCCAGGCTTATGCCGGCGCGTTGCGAGCAGACCGACCAGCCGATTGCCGCCCTGCTGACCGATCTTCGCCAGCGCGGGCTGCTGGAGGACACCCTGGTGATCTGGGGCGGCGAGTTCGGCCGCACGCCCGACGATCCCCGCGGCGACGGGCGCGGCCACAACAACAAAGGCTTCACCATGTGGCTGGCCGGCGGTGGAGTCCGCGGGGGAACGGCCTACGGCGCGACCGACGAATACGGCTATGAAGCGGTCACCGACCGGATGCATATCCACGACCTGCACGCCACGCTTTTGCATCTGCTGGGGCTGGATCACAAGCGGCTGACGTATCGTTATGCGGGCCGGAATTTTCGTCTGACCGATGTCCATGGCCAGGTCGCCCTGCCGGTAATCGCCTGA